From a region of the Bacillota bacterium genome:
- the hisC gene encoding histidinol-phosphate transaminase: protein MKSIQGSVRPNIQQMKPFPQELPDLSVEEIKEKLGMDNVYKLSFNENFNGPSPAAVKAMQEAAAKVNFYPSSYSVELSGALAGEFGVENTNLLLSNGADEMINLVAQTFAGPGDRVIFPSPSFGAYAVATRMVGAEPVPVPLLDYTVDLDAMLSEVDDKVKLIYICNPNNPTGTMLEPQKVQRFLSKIPSHVMVMLDEAYMEFTPDPQRLTAINLLNQFPNIGVIRTFSKIYGLAGARVGYLIAGKETVCAVHKVRPPFNVNGVAQAGALAALKDRKYMEEMRCINDVQRQYLEGEINRMGMNFVPSCANFLFIDTGGDAGIIYEKLVQRGIVVRPGAQFGEPGFMRVSVGSQDANRKFISALREIMEVVV, encoded by the coding sequence ATGAAATCTATACAAGGGTCCGTTAGGCCAAACATACAGCAAATGAAGCCTTTTCCACAGGAGTTACCGGATTTATCGGTGGAAGAAATAAAAGAGAAACTAGGAATGGATAATGTATATAAATTGTCATTTAATGAGAATTTTAACGGCCCTTCGCCGGCTGCGGTAAAAGCTATGCAAGAGGCCGCTGCCAAAGTGAATTTCTATCCTTCTTCTTACAGTGTAGAACTTTCAGGAGCACTGGCCGGGGAATTCGGTGTTGAAAATACGAATTTACTTTTAAGTAATGGGGCCGATGAAATGATAAACTTAGTGGCGCAGACTTTTGCCGGCCCTGGGGACAGGGTTATTTTTCCGTCGCCTTCTTTCGGTGCTTATGCCGTGGCAACCCGTATGGTGGGTGCAGAGCCGGTGCCCGTGCCGCTGCTTGATTATACGGTGGATTTGGACGCTATGCTGTCCGAAGTTGACGATAAAGTTAAGCTGATATATATTTGCAATCCCAATAATCCCACCGGTACAATGCTTGAACCCCAAAAAGTACAAAGGTTTTTAAGCAAAATTCCCTCGCATGTGATGGTAATGTTGGATGAAGCTTATATGGAATTTACCCCGGACCCACAGAGATTGACAGCAATTAACCTTTTAAATCAATTTCCGAACATAGGGGTTATTCGTACTTTTTCCAAGATATATGGCCTGGCCGGGGCCAGGGTAGGTTACTTAATTGCCGGTAAAGAAACAGTCTGTGCCGTGCACAAGGTAAGGCCACCTTTTAATGTGAACGGAGTAGCCCAGGCAGGTGCGCTGGCGGCATTAAAAGATAGGAAATATATGGAAGAGATGCGCTGTATAAACGATGTCCAGCGGCAATATTTGGAGGGAGAAATTAACCGTATGGGTATGAACTTCGTACCTTCTTGTGCTAATTTTCTCTTCATAGATACCGGTGGTGATGCCGGTATAATCTATGAAAAATTAGTTCAGCGGGGTATTGTAGTCAGGCCTGGTGCCCAATTTGGGGAGCCTGGTTTTATGCGTGTAAGTGTTGGGAGCCAGGACGCCAACCGGAAGTTTATCAGCGCTTTGCGGGAAATAATGGAAGTAGTTGTATAA
- a CDS encoding iron-containing alcohol dehydrogenase family protein, whose product MQRKISPGIYVREPGILGRVGDYCGGEGNVVALVGGNTALAVAKDQILSGCREKGINVSGVHWYGGECSPSNVQSLVREIDSSTNIIIGVGGGKALDTAKAVAFQLDKPVITVPTIAATCAPWTPLSVTYTDEGVFIELSPQAQTPAAVLVDSSIIAAAPVRLLAAGVGDTLAKWYEVDTTSRNLKSAVIFAARETALLCRQVLLDHGEDAVHSVQNKTVSFALDQVIDGIIMLSGMVSGLGGDQCRTAGAHAIYSGLTYLPQVHQMYHGETVAFGILGQLMLEERLHDAQDLAARLVPMGLPVTLKQLGVIDPSEKELALVGKGAVDAEDMNNMPFKVTPGMVEKAILAADNVGRTCLR is encoded by the coding sequence ATGCAAAGAAAAATTTCCCCTGGTATCTATGTGAGAGAGCCGGGGATTTTAGGCCGGGTGGGCGATTACTGCGGCGGAGAAGGTAATGTAGTGGCACTGGTAGGTGGCAACACTGCTCTGGCCGTAGCCAAGGACCAGATCTTAAGTGGGTGCAGGGAAAAAGGGATTAACGTTAGCGGTGTGCACTGGTACGGGGGGGAATGCTCTCCGTCCAATGTGCAAAGCCTGGTGCGGGAAATTGATAGCAGCACAAACATAATAATAGGTGTTGGAGGCGGTAAGGCACTGGACACAGCCAAGGCTGTTGCCTTTCAACTGGACAAGCCTGTGATTACCGTACCCACCATTGCTGCTACATGTGCACCCTGGACTCCTCTCTCGGTTACATATACGGATGAAGGTGTATTTATAGAGTTATCCCCCCAGGCCCAGACTCCTGCGGCTGTACTGGTGGATTCATCCATTATTGCGGCAGCCCCGGTGCGGCTGTTGGCAGCCGGAGTAGGAGACACCCTGGCCAAATGGTATGAAGTGGATACCACCTCACGCAATTTAAAAAGTGCTGTAATTTTTGCCGCCAGGGAAACAGCTCTGCTGTGTCGGCAGGTTTTGTTGGATCATGGAGAAGATGCCGTGCACAGTGTTCAAAACAAAACGGTTTCTTTTGCGCTGGACCAGGTAATTGACGGAATCATCATGTTAAGCGGCATGGTCAGTGGGTTGGGCGGGGATCAATGCCGGACTGCCGGTGCCCATGCCATATATTCGGGGCTAACGTATCTTCCCCAGGTGCACCAAATGTATCACGGTGAAACGGTCGCTTTTGGCATCCTCGGCCAACTGATGCTGGAAGAGCGTTTACACGATGCTCAAGATTTGGCTGCAAGGCTCGTTCCCATGGGGCTTCCGGTTACTTTAAAGCAACTGGGGGTAATTGATCCGTCGGAAAAAGAGTTAGCCCTGGTGGGAAAAGGAGCGGTAGACGCGGAAGACATGAACAACATGCCCTTTAAAGTGACTCCGGGCATGGTGGAGAAAGCTATTCTTGCCGCTGACAATGTAGGCCGTACATGTTTGAGATAA